The Brachybacterium huguangmaarense genome contains a region encoding:
- a CDS encoding glycerophosphodiester phosphodiesterase family protein, with the protein MPSSTTAPADRPGRFLPGPRPRIIAHRGLALDGAENTMRAFQAALDAGADMLETDTHATADAVALAVHDPDLRRLTGDARRVGDLRAAEATGLRVAGLAPLCRLEDVLGGFDVPVNIDVKTRAAVVPAAEAIARTGSADRVCVTSFDGRTAAAAVRAVRRLTGVTPMRSPSVGTIAAFLGLLATGAPQRSVTALLRPYGALQVPRRHRGYPIVSPRSIALAHRAGCEVHVWTIDDEQAMGELVELGVDGIVTNRSDLLARLLGR; encoded by the coding sequence ATGCCCTCCTCGACGACCGCACCCGCTGACCGCCCGGGCCGTTTCCTGCCTGGCCCCCGCCCGCGGATCATCGCGCACCGGGGCCTCGCGCTCGACGGCGCCGAGAACACGATGCGCGCCTTCCAGGCGGCGCTCGACGCGGGCGCCGACATGCTCGAGACCGACACCCACGCGACCGCCGACGCCGTCGCGCTCGCGGTCCACGATCCCGACCTGCGGCGCCTGACGGGCGATGCGCGGCGCGTGGGCGATCTCCGCGCGGCCGAGGCGACCGGCCTCCGGGTGGCCGGCCTGGCGCCCCTCTGCCGCCTCGAGGACGTGCTCGGCGGCTTCGACGTGCCCGTCAACATCGACGTCAAGACCCGCGCGGCCGTCGTCCCCGCCGCGGAGGCGATCGCCCGCACGGGCAGCGCGGACCGGGTGTGCGTCACGAGCTTCGACGGGCGCACGGCCGCCGCCGCGGTCCGCGCGGTGCGGCGCCTGACGGGCGTCACGCCGATGCGCAGCCCCTCCGTGGGCACGATCGCCGCGTTCCTGGGACTGCTCGCCACGGGCGCGCCCCAGCGGTCGGTCACGGCGCTCCTGCGCCCGTACGGTGCGCTCCAGGTGCCGAGGCGCCACCGCGGATACCCGATCGTGAGCCCGCGCTCGATCGCGCTCGCCCACCGCGCCGGGTGCGAGGTCCACGTGTGGACGATCGACGACGAGCAGGCCATGGGCGAGCTGGTGGAGCTGGGGGTGGATGGTATCGTGACCAATCGGTCCGATCTCCTCGCGCGCCTGCTCGGCCGCTGA
- a CDS encoding DUF3099 domain-containing protein: MSIRMVCFLSIPFLPGWWKMVALVGAVLLPYIAVLMANDATIATSTEEPVTPASHDRLLTAGDDEAPRPGRAIVVDEDGTVHFLDEQDEDADGRTGDVDDEHPGPDEDGR, encoded by the coding sequence ATGTCCATCCGCATGGTGTGCTTCCTGTCCATCCCCTTCCTGCCCGGCTGGTGGAAGATGGTCGCCCTGGTCGGAGCCGTCCTGCTGCCCTACATCGCGGTGCTCATGGCCAACGACGCGACGATCGCCACGAGCACCGAGGAGCCCGTCACGCCGGCCTCCCACGACCGGCTGCTGACCGCCGGCGACGACGAGGCGCCCCGCCCGGGACGGGCGATCGTGGTCGACGAGGACGGCACCGTGCACTTCCTGGACGAGCAGGACGAGGACGCAGATGGTAGGACGGGCGACGTGGACGATGAGCACCCCGGGCCCGACGAGGACGGACGATGA
- the glgA gene encoding glycogen synthase, whose translation MRVDLLTKEYPPAVYGGAGVHVAELTRVLREHIEVQVRCFGDPRDEADVTAYATPAELGEANAALQNLGTDLEIAADCGGADLLHSHTWYANFAGHTASLLHGVPHVLSAHSLEPLRPWKAEQLGGGYRLSSFAEKTAYEGAAGIIAVSAGMRDDILRAYPAVDPEKVHVVHNGIDVSAWQPNEATDTLERFGIDPDAPTIVFVGRITRQKGLPYFLRAVRRLPEDVQVVLCAGAPDTPEIAAEVDGLVAELQQTREGVHLISEMLPRDQLTQILTHATTFVCPSIYEPLGIVNLEAMACGIPVVASATGGIPEVVVDGETGYLIRFDQLTDGTGTPTDPERFIADMADALTRMVSDRERAAEIGRASRERAAEHFSWESIAERTLEVYATVIRQWEQREGA comes from the coding sequence ATGCGCGTCGACCTGCTCACCAAGGAGTACCCGCCCGCGGTCTACGGAGGCGCCGGCGTGCACGTCGCCGAGCTGACCCGCGTGCTGCGCGAGCACATCGAGGTGCAGGTGCGCTGCTTCGGCGACCCGCGCGACGAGGCCGACGTCACCGCGTACGCGACGCCCGCCGAGCTCGGCGAGGCCAACGCCGCGCTGCAGAACCTGGGCACCGACCTCGAGATCGCCGCGGACTGCGGGGGAGCGGACCTGCTGCACTCCCACACCTGGTACGCGAACTTCGCGGGGCACACGGCCTCGCTCCTGCACGGCGTCCCGCACGTGCTCTCGGCGCATTCGCTCGAGCCGCTGCGGCCGTGGAAGGCCGAGCAGCTCGGCGGCGGCTACCGCCTCAGCTCCTTCGCCGAGAAGACGGCGTACGAGGGCGCCGCCGGCATCATCGCGGTGTCCGCCGGCATGCGCGACGACATTCTGCGCGCCTACCCGGCCGTGGACCCGGAGAAGGTCCACGTGGTCCACAACGGCATCGACGTGAGCGCGTGGCAGCCCAACGAGGCGACCGACACCCTCGAGCGCTTCGGCATCGACCCGGACGCCCCGACCATCGTCTTCGTCGGCCGCATCACCCGGCAGAAGGGCCTGCCGTACTTCCTGCGCGCCGTGCGCCGCCTGCCCGAGGACGTCCAGGTGGTGCTGTGCGCGGGCGCCCCCGACACACCCGAGATCGCAGCCGAGGTCGACGGCCTCGTCGCCGAGCTCCAGCAGACCCGCGAGGGCGTGCACCTGATCTCCGAGATGCTGCCGCGCGACCAGCTCACCCAGATCCTCACCCATGCGACGACCTTCGTGTGCCCGAGCATCTACGAGCCCCTGGGCATCGTGAACCTCGAGGCGATGGCGTGCGGGATCCCCGTCGTCGCCTCCGCGACGGGCGGCATCCCCGAGGTCGTGGTCGACGGCGAGACCGGCTACCTGATCCGCTTCGACCAGCTGACCGACGGCACGGGCACGCCCACGGACCCCGAGCGCTTCATCGCGGACATGGCCGACGCGCTGACCCGCATGGTGTCCGACCGCGAGCGCGCCGCCGAGATCGGGCGCGCCTCGCGCGAGCGGGCCGCCGAGCACTTCTCGTGGGAGTCGATCGCCGAGCGCACCCTCGAGGTGTACGCGACCGTGATCCGCCAGTGGGAGCAGCGCGAGGGCGCCTGA
- a CDS encoding beta-ketoacyl-ACP reductase, translated as MNVPSSEPRSVLITGGNRGIGRAIAEEFVARGDKVAVTSRSGSGGPEGALTVAADITDPASLDAAFAEVEKEHGPVEVLVANAGVTDDQLLLRMSDESFETVVDTNLTGSFRTIRRAIKGMMRKKKGRIVLISSVVGLYGSPGQVNYAASKSGLVGIARSVTRELGSRGITANVVAPGYIDTDMTAALPEDLQKQYRSAIPAGRFADPSEVARVVAFLASDDAAYISGAVIPVDGGLGMGH; from the coding sequence ATGAACGTCCCCTCCTCCGAGCCGCGCAGCGTGCTCATCACCGGCGGCAACCGCGGCATCGGCCGCGCCATCGCCGAGGAGTTCGTCGCGCGCGGCGACAAGGTCGCCGTCACCAGCCGCTCGGGCTCGGGCGGTCCCGAGGGCGCCCTCACGGTCGCGGCCGACATCACGGACCCCGCCTCCCTCGACGCCGCCTTCGCCGAGGTCGAGAAGGAGCACGGGCCTGTCGAGGTGCTCGTGGCCAACGCGGGGGTCACCGACGACCAGCTGCTGCTGCGCATGAGCGACGAGTCCTTCGAGACCGTCGTGGACACCAACCTCACCGGCTCGTTCCGCACCATCCGGCGCGCCATCAAGGGCATGATGCGCAAGAAGAAGGGCCGCATCGTGCTCATCAGCTCGGTCGTGGGCCTGTACGGCTCGCCCGGGCAGGTCAACTACGCCGCCTCGAAGTCGGGCCTCGTCGGCATCGCCCGCTCGGTCACGCGCGAGCTCGGCAGCCGCGGGATCACGGCCAACGTGGTCGCTCCCGGCTACATCGACACGGACATGACGGCGGCCCTGCCCGAGGATCTGCAGAAGCAGTACCGCAGCGCGATCCCGGCGGGCCGGTTCGCCGACCCGTCGGAGGTGGCGCGCGTCGTGGCGTTCCTCGCGAGCGACGATGCGGCGTACATCTCGGGGGCCGTGATCCCCGTGGACGGCGGCCTGGGCATGGGACACTGA
- the serB gene encoding phosphoserine phosphatase SerB, translating to MSAADRRPAGILVSDVDSTFLTQEVIELVAEHAGTREQVEQVTARAMRGELDFAASLRERVATLAGLPEGVLAAVREALVPTPGALDLFARARAEGWVTALVSGGFHEIIDPLAAETGVHHVLANRFEVRDGALTGRVAGPIVDRAAKARTLRELAERYEVPFERTVALGDGANDIDLLTLAGTGIAFRAKPALRAVADVQLEGPSLLEAWPWMERAAAA from the coding sequence GTGAGCGCGGCCGATCGTCGTCCCGCCGGGATCCTCGTCTCCGACGTCGACTCGACCTTCTTGACCCAAGAGGTGATCGAGCTCGTCGCGGAGCACGCGGGCACCCGTGAGCAGGTCGAGCAGGTCACCGCGCGTGCCATGCGCGGCGAGCTCGACTTCGCGGCCTCGCTCCGCGAGCGGGTCGCGACGCTCGCGGGGCTGCCCGAGGGCGTCCTGGCCGCGGTCCGCGAGGCCCTCGTGCCCACGCCGGGCGCGCTCGACCTGTTCGCGCGCGCCCGTGCCGAGGGCTGGGTCACGGCGCTCGTCTCGGGCGGCTTCCACGAGATCATCGATCCGCTCGCCGCCGAGACGGGCGTGCACCACGTGCTCGCCAACCGTTTCGAGGTGCGCGACGGGGCGCTCACCGGACGCGTCGCCGGCCCCATCGTGGACCGCGCCGCCAAGGCCCGCACCCTGCGGGAGCTCGCCGAGCGCTACGAGGTCCCGTTCGAGCGCACCGTCGCGCTCGGGGACGGCGCCAACGACATCGACCTGCTCACCCTCGCCGGGACGGGCATCGCGTTCAGGGCCAAGCCGGCGTTGCGCGCGGTGGCCGACGTGCAGCTCGAGGGGCCGAGCCTGCTCGAGGCGTGGCCCTGGATGGAGCGTGCGGCCGCCGCCTGA
- a CDS encoding ribonuclease catalytic domain-containing protein, with translation MALPPVSLHPVDGAVSLELLRGHLDALVERADVPVAFGPEVLEAADRAAASWREDGIERVDRTDVEFVTLDPASSTDLDQAMHLERGGDGRGGYTVLYAIADVPAFVALDGPIDAEARRRGQTVYLPDRRISLHPEALSEGAASLLPDQEAPAFVWRFTLDAQGVVTSTALERAVVRSRAQLAYDAVQSDLDAGRAHPMMTLLMEIGDRRRALEAERGGASLNLPEQEVIADGGSIRLQWRAPLPIEDANAQLSLMTGMAAAQVMIDGGAGILRTMPPADDASVRRLRAAARALGQPWGDDVPYGTFLRTLDPSVPRHLALLNQAASLFRGAGYLAFTGPEELPADETDRAQAAIGAPYAHTTAPLRRLVDRFVLLTCHHLLAGTALPAGLRAALPLIPEAMKETSGRAGTLEREALDLVEVLALAPLVGRELTGTVLETREATEDRPATSLLQFDEPPVSRLAEISGEVGAVVHVRLDGVDIDARTTRFSATGAPAAGRTADETADAS, from the coding sequence GTGGCCCTGCCTCCCGTGTCCCTGCATCCGGTCGACGGCGCCGTGTCGCTCGAGCTCCTGCGGGGGCACCTCGACGCCCTCGTCGAGCGGGCGGACGTGCCCGTCGCCTTCGGCCCGGAGGTGCTCGAGGCCGCCGACCGGGCCGCCGCCTCCTGGCGCGAGGACGGCATCGAGCGCGTCGATCGCACCGACGTGGAGTTCGTGACCCTCGATCCCGCCTCCTCGACCGACCTCGACCAGGCGATGCACCTCGAGCGCGGCGGCGACGGGCGCGGCGGGTACACGGTGCTGTACGCGATCGCGGACGTCCCGGCGTTCGTCGCCCTCGACGGTCCGATCGACGCCGAGGCCCGACGCCGCGGACAGACGGTCTACCTGCCCGACCGGCGCATCTCTCTGCACCCCGAGGCGCTCTCGGAGGGCGCGGCCTCGCTCCTGCCCGACCAGGAGGCCCCCGCCTTCGTCTGGCGCTTCACGCTCGATGCGCAGGGCGTCGTCACCTCGACCGCTCTCGAGCGCGCCGTCGTGCGGTCCCGCGCCCAGCTCGCCTACGACGCCGTCCAGAGCGACCTCGACGCCGGGCGCGCTCACCCGATGATGACGCTCCTGATGGAGATCGGGGACCGACGCCGCGCCCTCGAGGCCGAGCGGGGCGGGGCGAGCCTGAACCTGCCCGAGCAGGAGGTGATCGCCGACGGCGGCTCGATCCGACTGCAGTGGCGTGCTCCGCTGCCGATCGAGGACGCCAACGCCCAGCTGTCCCTCATGACGGGCATGGCGGCGGCCCAGGTCATGATCGACGGCGGCGCCGGCATCCTGCGCACCATGCCGCCCGCCGACGACGCCTCGGTGCGCCGGCTGCGCGCCGCCGCCCGCGCCCTCGGCCAGCCGTGGGGCGACGACGTCCCCTACGGGACCTTCCTGCGCACCCTCGACCCGTCCGTGCCCCGCCACCTGGCCCTGCTCAACCAGGCCGCCTCGCTCTTCCGCGGCGCCGGCTACCTCGCGTTCACCGGCCCGGAGGAGCTGCCGGCCGACGAGACCGACCGCGCCCAGGCCGCGATCGGCGCCCCCTACGCGCACACGACCGCGCCCCTGCGCCGCCTCGTCGACCGCTTCGTGCTGCTCACCTGCCATCACCTGCTGGCCGGCACCGCGCTTCCCGCCGGCCTGCGCGCGGCGCTGCCCCTGATCCCCGAGGCCATGAAGGAGACGTCCGGCCGCGCCGGCACGCTCGAGCGCGAGGCCCTCGACCTGGTCGAGGTGCTCGCCCTGGCGCCCCTCGTGGGCCGCGAGCTCACGGGCACGGTGCTCGAGACGCGCGAGGCCACCGAGGACCGCCCCGCCACCTCGCTGCTGCAGTTCGACGAGCCCCCCGTGTCGCGGCTCGCGGAGATCTCCGGCGAGGTGGGCGCCGTCGTGCACGTCCGGCTCGACGGCGTCGACATCGACGCCCGCACCACCCGGTTCTCGGCGACGGGCGCCCCCGCAGCGGGTCGTACCGCGGACGAGACGGCGGACGCGTCGTGA
- a CDS encoding SURF1 family cytochrome oxidase biogenesis protein codes for MSASRAPWRVLLDRQWLLAALGVVVAIIACVLLGLWQFGRYETKSARADLIAANYDAEPAALDQLLASPSSALPADEQWRTAELTGRYCTDPACVLYVRNRPYNGQTGFFQLVPFRTDEGTLLVVRGWVPTEETQSLPLDPPPAPTGDERIVVRMRPAEPVLADRTNPAGQIQSVSPELAAEQVPGLTGLYTGAYGELVSEHPSAPVPTHPEKPDTSLGPHLSYAVQWWLFALFFPVALVIRARRAVLEAREDESGTETGSREDGPSADVVTALPRAARSSRAARPVPTAVRTAPRRRSQDEEDEDALLDDRTR; via the coding sequence ATGAGCGCGAGCCGCGCCCCGTGGCGGGTCCTCCTGGACCGGCAGTGGCTGCTCGCGGCGCTCGGCGTGGTCGTCGCGATCATCGCGTGCGTGCTGCTGGGCCTGTGGCAGTTCGGCCGCTACGAGACGAAGTCGGCGCGCGCCGACCTGATCGCCGCGAACTACGACGCCGAGCCCGCCGCCCTGGATCAGCTGCTCGCCTCCCCCTCCTCCGCGCTCCCGGCCGATGAGCAGTGGCGCACCGCGGAGCTCACGGGCCGGTACTGCACCGACCCGGCATGCGTGCTGTACGTGCGCAACCGCCCCTACAACGGGCAGACCGGCTTCTTCCAGCTCGTGCCCTTCCGGACCGACGAGGGGACCCTGCTCGTGGTCCGCGGCTGGGTGCCGACCGAGGAGACGCAGAGCCTGCCCCTCGATCCGCCGCCCGCGCCGACCGGCGACGAGCGGATCGTGGTCAGGATGCGGCCCGCCGAGCCCGTGCTCGCCGACCGCACGAACCCCGCCGGGCAGATCCAGTCGGTCTCGCCCGAGCTGGCCGCGGAGCAGGTGCCCGGCCTGACCGGGCTCTACACGGGCGCCTACGGCGAGCTCGTGAGCGAGCACCCCTCGGCCCCGGTGCCCACCCACCCCGAGAAGCCCGACACCTCGCTCGGCCCGCACCTGTCCTATGCCGTGCAGTGGTGGCTGTTCGCGCTGTTCTTCCCGGTCGCGCTCGTGATCCGCGCCCGCCGCGCCGTGCTCGAGGCGCGCGAGGACGAGTCCGGGACCGAGACCGGCAGCCGCGAGGACGGACCGTCCGCGGACGTCGTCACGGCCCTGCCCCGCGCCGCGCGCTCGTCGCGCGCTGCGCGCCCCGTTCCCACCGCGGTGCGCACGGCGCCGCGCCGACGCTCCCAGGACGAGGAGGACGAGGATGCCCTCCTCGACGACCGCACCCGCTGA
- a CDS encoding ABC transporter ATP-binding protein: protein MPDAAALHDVVVRRSGRNLLDHVDFSVAEGDRWVVLGPNGAGKSTMLRLLSARLHPTSGTVDILGERLGRTDIFELRPLIGLASQELADSIPVEETALDVVVTAGYGITGRWREHYDELDLDRARTLLAAFGVEKLSDRMFGTLSTGERKRVLSARALMTDPELLLLDEPASGLDLGGREELVRSLSQLAKDPATPVTVLVTHHVEEIPPGYTHALLLRSGTVVAAGPIEETLTSRNLTRTFGLPLVVEQRGERFTARAVSLA, encoded by the coding sequence ATGCCCGACGCAGCCGCTCTTCATGATGTCGTCGTCCGCCGCAGCGGACGCAACCTGCTGGACCACGTGGACTTCTCCGTCGCGGAGGGGGACCGGTGGGTGGTCCTCGGCCCCAACGGCGCCGGCAAGTCCACGATGCTGCGGCTGCTGTCGGCCCGGCTGCACCCCACCTCGGGCACCGTCGACATCCTCGGGGAGCGGCTGGGCCGCACCGACATCTTCGAGCTGCGGCCGCTGATCGGCCTCGCCAGCCAGGAGCTCGCCGACTCGATCCCGGTCGAGGAGACCGCGCTCGACGTCGTGGTCACGGCGGGGTACGGCATCACCGGGCGCTGGCGCGAGCACTACGACGAGCTGGACCTCGACCGCGCGCGCACCCTGCTCGCGGCCTTCGGCGTCGAGAAGCTGTCCGACCGCATGTTCGGCACCCTGTCGACGGGGGAGCGCAAGCGCGTGCTGTCGGCGCGCGCCCTCATGACCGACCCCGAGCTGCTGCTGCTCGACGAGCCCGCCTCCGGGCTCGACCTGGGCGGCCGCGAGGAGCTCGTGCGATCCCTGTCGCAGCTCGCCAAGGACCCCGCGACGCCCGTGACCGTGCTGGTCACCCACCACGTCGAGGAGATCCCGCCGGGCTACACGCACGCCCTACTGCTGCGCAGCGGCACGGTGGTCGCGGCGGGCCCGATCGAGGAGACCCTCACCTCGCGCAACCTCACGCGCACCTTCGGGCTTCCGCTCGTGGTCGAGCAGCGCGGAGAGCGCTTCACCGCGCGCGCCGTCTCCCTGGCCTGA
- a CDS encoding RNA polymerase-binding protein RbpA produces MNSRSLRGTRLGSLSMETDEGVLAAPRQEAVYDCPNNHTIVLPFSVEADVPATWECRCGATAVLRDHEKPEEKPGKPQRTHWDMLLERRSEEDLQVLLDQRLELLRAGRLHSSRTL; encoded by the coding sequence ATGAACAGTCGCAGCCTGCGAGGCACGCGCCTCGGATCGCTCAGCATGGAGACCGACGAGGGAGTCCTCGCCGCCCCGCGTCAGGAGGCGGTCTACGACTGCCCCAACAACCACACGATCGTGCTGCCGTTCTCCGTCGAGGCCGACGTCCCCGCCACGTGGGAGTGCCGTTGCGGCGCGACCGCGGTGCTGCGGGATCACGAGAAGCCCGAGGAGAAGCCCGGCAAGCCTCAGCGCACGCACTGGGACATGCTGCTCGAGCGCCGCAGCGAGGAGGACCTGCAGGTCCTCCTCGACCAGCGCCTCGAGCTGCTGCGCGCGGGTCGTCTGCACTCCAGCCGCACCCTCTGA
- a CDS encoding polyprenol monophosphomannose synthase has product MTDAPRILVVIPTYDEREALPGTLARLRAAVPRADVLVADDASPDGTGRWADERAAEDPAVHVLHRRGKEGLGPAYLAGFRWGLERGYEVLVEMDADASHRPEQLPALLEAVAAGADLAIGSRWVRGGRVHRWPLRRLLLSRGANVYTRLAMGLPVHDATAGFRAFRADLLRSLVGEDIASHGYCFQVDMTRRSVAHGARIVEVPIDFDERVEGVSKMSSSIVTEALVKVTVWGLQHRTQRLLGRLGYRGRS; this is encoded by the coding sequence ATGACCGACGCCCCCCGCATCCTGGTCGTGATCCCGACCTACGACGAGCGCGAGGCCCTGCCGGGCACCCTCGCCCGGTTGCGCGCCGCCGTGCCCCGCGCTGACGTGCTCGTGGCCGACGACGCCTCGCCGGACGGCACCGGGCGCTGGGCCGACGAGCGCGCCGCCGAGGACCCGGCCGTGCACGTGCTCCACCGCCGGGGCAAGGAGGGCCTCGGCCCCGCCTACCTCGCCGGGTTCCGCTGGGGCCTCGAGCGCGGCTACGAGGTGCTCGTCGAGATGGACGCCGACGCCTCCCATCGTCCCGAGCAGCTGCCCGCCCTGCTCGAGGCCGTCGCCGCCGGCGCCGACCTCGCGATCGGCTCCCGCTGGGTCCGCGGCGGCCGGGTCCACCGGTGGCCGCTGCGACGCCTGCTGCTCTCGCGCGGCGCCAACGTCTACACCCGTCTGGCGATGGGGCTGCCCGTGCACGACGCGACCGCGGGCTTCCGCGCCTTCCGCGCCGACCTCCTCCGGTCGCTCGTCGGGGAGGACATCGCGAGCCACGGCTACTGCTTCCAGGTGGACATGACCCGGCGCAGCGTCGCCCACGGCGCCCGCATCGTCGAGGTCCCGATCGACTTCGACGAACGCGTCGAGGGCGTCTCGAAGATGAGCTCGTCGATCGTCACCGAGGCGCTCGTCAAGGTCACCGTGTGGGGCCTCCAGCACCGCACCCAGCGCCTTCTCGGACGCCTGGGCTACCGTGGGCGGAGCTGA
- a CDS encoding FxsA family protein, with product MSRSDDDTREARGATLVPLGIILVGIVELVGLALLGSYTSLWWVLGVILVGWIVGLALLVAAGQQSFVRLRSLIRAVRGRGDVKDHMSRPAFTLLAALCFFFPGLLTDLIGLVLLVTPVQKRVARTVGLSSPPGARRVLYRNSRGGVIDGEIVVEAERTDRARPGSSPDEPPVITQD from the coding sequence ATGAGCAGGAGCGACGACGACACGCGCGAGGCACGCGGCGCGACCCTGGTGCCGCTCGGCATCATCCTGGTCGGGATCGTCGAGCTCGTGGGCCTCGCCCTCCTGGGCTCCTACACGTCGCTGTGGTGGGTCCTCGGGGTCATCCTCGTCGGCTGGATCGTGGGCCTGGCGCTCCTGGTCGCCGCGGGGCAGCAGTCCTTCGTACGGCTCCGCTCGCTGATCCGCGCGGTCCGCGGCCGCGGTGACGTCAAGGACCACATGAGCCGTCCCGCCTTCACCCTGCTCGCGGCGCTGTGCTTCTTCTTCCCGGGCCTGCTGACGGACCTCATCGGCCTCGTCCTGCTGGTCACGCCCGTGCAGAAGCGCGTCGCGCGCACAGTCGGGCTCTCGTCGCCTCCCGGAGCCCGGCGGGTCCTGTACCGCAACTCCCGCGGCGGCGTGATCGACGGCGAGATCGTGGTCGAGGCCGAGCGCACCGACCGGGCACGCCCCGGCAGCTCGCCCGACGAGCCGCCGGTCATCACCCAGGACTGA
- the glgC gene encoding glucose-1-phosphate adenylyltransferase, with the protein MPTKKVLAIVLAGGEGKRLMPLTHDRAKPAVPFGGIYRLIDFALSNIVNSGYLRIVVLTQYKSHSLDKHIAQTWRMSSLLGNYVAPVPAQQRMGKHWYLGSADAIYQSLNLVGEEKPDYVVVVGADHVYRMDFSQMLDDHIASGNACTVAAIRQPIDQSDQFGVIETTPEDPTRLKAFVEKPTDTPGLPDAPDQILASMGNYVFTADALVDAVTADADNPDSAHDMGGDIVPYFVGQGSAGVYDFIRNDVPGSTDRDRDYWRDVGTLDSFYDAHMDLISIHPVFNLYNDQWPVFAGTRNVPPAKFVHAGPGRVGTAVDSIVSPGVVVSGAQVSNSVLSPGVNLHSWASVSDSVLMDGVEVGRHCQIHRAIIDKGVVVPPRTQIGLDAEQDRARGFTVTESGITVVGKGTVIDPA; encoded by the coding sequence ATGCCCACCAAGAAGGTTCTCGCCATCGTCCTCGCCGGCGGTGAAGGAAAGCGGCTGATGCCGCTCACGCATGATCGCGCCAAGCCCGCGGTCCCGTTCGGCGGCATCTACCGTCTCATCGACTTCGCGCTGTCCAACATCGTGAACTCGGGATATCTCCGCATCGTCGTCCTCACCCAGTACAAGTCCCACTCGCTGGACAAGCACATCGCCCAGACCTGGCGCATGAGCTCCCTGCTCGGCAACTACGTCGCGCCCGTGCCGGCCCAGCAGCGCATGGGCAAGCACTGGTACCTCGGGAGCGCCGACGCGATCTACCAGTCCCTCAACCTGGTCGGCGAGGAGAAGCCCGACTACGTCGTCGTGGTCGGTGCCGATCACGTCTACCGCATGGACTTCTCCCAGATGCTCGACGACCACATCGCCTCGGGGAACGCGTGCACCGTCGCCGCGATCCGCCAGCCGATCGACCAGTCCGACCAGTTCGGCGTCATCGAGACCACCCCCGAGGACCCCACCCGCCTCAAGGCCTTCGTCGAGAAGCCCACCGACACGCCCGGACTGCCGGACGCCCCCGACCAGATCCTCGCCTCGATGGGCAACTACGTCTTCACCGCCGACGCCCTCGTCGACGCCGTCACCGCCGACGCCGACAACCCCGACTCGGCCCACGACATGGGCGGGGACATCGTGCCCTACTTCGTCGGCCAGGGCAGCGCGGGCGTGTACGACTTCATCCGCAACGACGTGCCGGGCTCGACCGACCGCGACCGCGACTACTGGCGGGACGTCGGCACGCTCGACTCGTTCTACGACGCGCACATGGACCTCATCTCGATCCATCCCGTCTTCAACCTGTACAACGACCAGTGGCCGGTGTTCGCGGGCACGCGCAACGTGCCGCCGGCCAAGTTCGTGCATGCGGGGCCGGGGCGCGTCGGCACGGCCGTCGACTCGATCGTCTCGCCGGGGGTCGTGGTCTCGGGGGCGCAGGTCTCCAACTCGGTGCTGTCGCCGGGCGTGAACCTGCACTCGTGGGCCTCGGTGTCCGACTCCGTGCTCATGGACGGCGTCGAGGTCGGACGCCACTGCCAGATCCACCGGGCCATCATCGACAAGGGCGTCGTGGTCCCGCCGCGCACCCAGATCGGCCTCGACGCCGAGCAGGATCGCGCCCGGGGCTTCACGGTCACCGAGTCCGGCATCACGGTGGTCGGCAAGGGCACCGTCATCGACCCCGCGTGA
- a CDS encoding SixA phosphatase family protein — protein MTSSDPDSRILLLMRHGKAESAGEQDFDRDLTARGHQQARLIGDYLESQGVRPSRVFVSSAARTRETWQSVAAAMPGFDGEVTFADELYHGGPPEVVDLLRGVDDDRVVMVVGHEPTMSVLGHLLADGDSDPGAAAQARIGLPTGSMCVLSGPLDSWSALGEDALALLTVVRG, from the coding sequence ATGACTTCATCCGACCCCGACAGTCGCATCCTGCTCCTCATGCGCCACGGCAAGGCCGAGAGCGCGGGCGAGCAGGACTTCGACAGGGATCTGACCGCACGCGGCCACCAGCAGGCACGACTCATTGGCGACTACCTCGAGTCCCAGGGGGTGCGCCCGTCCCGCGTGTTCGTCTCCTCGGCTGCCCGCACCCGGGAGACGTGGCAGAGCGTCGCCGCCGCGATGCCGGGCTTCGACGGCGAGGTGACGTTCGCCGACGAGCTCTACCATGGCGGGCCGCCCGAGGTGGTCGACCTGCTGCGCGGCGTCGACGACGACCGGGTGGTGATGGTCGTCGGCCACGAGCCGACCATGTCCGTGCTCGGGCATCTGCTCGCCGACGGCGACTCCGACCCGGGCGCCGCCGCACAGGCGCGCATCGGCCTGCCCACGGGCTCGATGTGCGTCCTGTCCGGGCCGCTCGACTCGTGGAGCGCGTTGGGCGAGGACGCCCTCGCGCTGCTGACGGTCGTCCGCGGCTGA